CCTTCTGCGGCGGAAAGGGGCTGAACCAGTCGGTCGCGCTGGCCAGGGCCGGGGCAAAGGTGTGGCACGCCGGCATGGTGGGGGAGGACGGCGGCGCCCTGCTCGGCCTGCTGCGGCAGAGCGGCGCCGATACTTCCTGCGTCGGGACCCTGCCGGGGAAAAGCGGCCACACGGTGATTCAGGTAGACAAAAAAGGGCAGAACTGTATTCTTTTGTTCGGCGGCAGCAACCGCAGCCTGACCCGAGAATTCGCCGAAGAGGTGTTCCGGGGCTTCGGCCGGGGCGATATGCTGCTGCTTCAGAACGAGGTCAACGACATCGACGTTCTGATTGAAATGGGGTACCGCAGGGGGATGCGCGTCGTGCTGAACCCGTCCCCCTTCGACGGCGCCGTTGAAAAATGCGATCTTTCCAAGGTTTCCATCCTTCTGGTGAATGAGATCGAGGGCGGCCAGATCAGCGGAAGGAAGAAACCGGGCGAAATTCTGGATGTGCTGGCGGCGCGCTATCCGGATACCGGGGTGGTGCTCACCCTGGGCGGGGACGGCGCCGTCTGGCAGGGAAACGGCAGGCGGGTCGGCCACGGCATCTACCACGTCCCCGTTGTGGACACCACCGCCGCGGGCGACACGTTCACGGGCTTTTTCCTCGCATCCGTCGTAAGCGGAAAAACGATGGAGCAGGCGCTGGAAACCGCCTCCAAGGCTTCTTCCATCGCGGTCACCCGGAAGGGCGCGGCCCCGTCGATCCCGACGATGGAGGAAGTGCTGAGCTACCCGTTCGGGCCGCCG
This window of the Ruminococcaceae bacterium BL-6 genome carries:
- the rbsK gene encoding Ribokinase, with translation MKILNFGSLNYDYVYSVDHILIPGETGAASGMQTFCGGKGLNQSVALARAGAKVWHAGMVGEDGGALLGLLRQSGADTSCVGTLPGKSGHTVIQVDKKGQNCILLFGGSNRSLTREFAEEVFRGFGRGDMLLLQNEVNDIDVLIEMGYRRGMRVVLNPSPFDGAVEKCDLSKVSILLVNEIEGGQISGRKKPGEILDVLAARYPDTGVVLTLGGDGAVWQGNGRRVGHGIYHVPVVDTTAAGDTFTGFFLASVVSGKTMEQALETASKASSIAVTRKGAAPSIPTMEEVLSYPFGPPESAGPSV